In one Arachis duranensis cultivar V14167 chromosome 9, aradu.V14167.gnm2.J7QH, whole genome shotgun sequence genomic region, the following are encoded:
- the LOC127741635 gene encoding rac-like GTP-binding protein ARAC5 has protein sequence MIQNFQAADVFLLAFSLISRASYENVAKKWILELRHYAPGVPIILVGTKLDVIINLLGHFLTTNMRLVYIFGMRSSFF, from the exons atgatccaaaattttcaggCAGCTGATGTATTCCTGCTAGCATTCTCTCTCATAAGCAGGGCTAGCTATGAAAATGTTGCCAAGAAA TGGATTCTTGAGTTGAGGCATTATGCTCCTGGTGTTCCAATTATTCTTGTTGGAACAAAACTTG ATGTCATTATTAACTTGCTTGGGCATTTCTTGACAACCAATATGCGACTTGTGTACATCTTCGGGATGAGAAGCAGTTTTTTCTAG